ATTCCAGAAACAGAAAGGTGAGGCTGGCTACCTCCAGATATTTgctcctgctgttccctctgcctagaatgctcttcccTTAGCCCTTTGGAAACTGGCTTCTTATCGTTTGGGCCTCAGCCCAAGACCCCGAGACGGGTGCCCGAGCTAACGGAAGCTCCTGCAAAGGCCCTCCCCGAAAGCCTCTTAGCTGCATTCCTTACTCACCAGGAGCTGACGGTACCTTGATTCTCATTTGTTTGCACTCTGTCGCCTGTCTCTACACTGGACTAGAAGGTGCACAGGGTGGGGACTTTGACTCTggggtaccccccccccccagcaccagAGGAGGGCCCGGCAcatagtattcaataaatactgtaGAGCGAATGAAGGAATCTTCGGTCAGGACGAGAtgataaaatctttatttcttgatACTTTCCCATTTCTCACGGGCCGATAACTTGGGGCTCAGGCACGTGCTCAACTCATTCGATACGTGGCGGGAAACGCTTGGTCCCCTAAAAGAGGGGCACGGCGGTGATGTCACCACCCTGGGCAGAGCACGGGGACTTCTCCTTAACCTGGTGTGCCCCAGAGGCCTGGACAATGCTGGCAAAACAACCATCCTCAAGAAGTTCAACGGGGAAGACATCGACACCATCTCCCCGACACTGGGCTTCAACATTAAGACCCTGGAACACCGGGGGTGAGTGGGGGCCCTGCAGCGGGCTGGCCCAGAGTAGGGCAGGGAGGGCGGGTGAGGGGCCAGGCTGACCCTCTGGCCACCCCGTTCCCGCCCAGATTCAAGCTGAACATCTGGGATGTGGGCGGCCAGAAGTCCCTGCGGTCCTACTGGCGGAACTACTTTGAGAGCACCGACGGCCTCATCTGGGTGGTAGACAGCGCCGACCGCCAGCGCATGAAGGACTGCCAGCGGGAGCTCCAGAGCCTATTggtggaggaggtgggcaggCTGGCTGGCCAAGCAGGGGGGAGCCAGGCTTCCATCCAGGCCCCCACACTTTGTGCACATGCGCGGATGCGTGAGCAGATTCCCTGAGGGGTCcgtgagggaggtggggggtgggggagggctctgTTCCTTCACTGAGCCCTCACCAGGTGCCCACCCTTGGGGAGGCAGAGACAACCTGTACATTTGGCCCAGGGAAACCCACAGTGCTGTGGGCGGGGCATGCTACGAACTGGGACCTGGGTTCACGTCCCCTGTGATGTCACCGCCCCACCACCCTGAACTTCAGTTCTGCACCGTGAATGGGGCTCTCGGGAGGCTCACCTGAGGCCAGTGGGTGGAGCTTTGGGAAGCGGCGGAGCCTGGCTCGGGAGTTGGCCTCTccgctgtgtgacctcaggcaaggcacttaacctctctgaacctccactTCCTCGTTTCTGAGCTGGGCATTATAATTAGGGTGCTCTGCTAACTTATTAGCTGGGCCAAAACGCTCTaagtaaaattttagttttacagaaaagttgcgAAGATAGCGAAGAAACAGAAATACTTTTCACTCCGCTTCCCCTGTTAACATCTTATGCAAGCACcctgcatttgtcaaaacttagaaAGTAACATTAGTAAGTCACTCTTAACTAGAAATTTTActtggatttcaccagtttttccaccaATCTCCTTTTTCTGCTGCAGGATTTGTCCGGGGTACGACACTGCATTTAGTTGAAAACAAGGACActttaagaatgaaagaggaagttGTTAATACTTACGCAGGGACAACAGACAGCAACAGGACTGTTCTGGGCACACAGGGACAGGTCACCTGGGGTAGCAGGAGCCACCTCCAAGGGGTGTCAAGCAGGTTCAGTGAGATCATGGATGTCAGTGCTGAGCCCTGGCCTGGCACCTCGAGGCCATTTGTCAGGGCTAGACCCACCTGCTTATGTGGAGGGACTCCCGGCGGAAATAACACACGTGGAACTAACTGGAAGCAGAGGCCAAGAGTGAGGCCTGTGAGGGTAGTGCACAGTTAAAGGGCAACATGAACTTGGAAGAGGGAAAGGTCACTTCCAGCAGACCCCGTGGTCTCCAGGACAGTTGCATTCATTGCGCATATCAGGTCATGGGATATGGGAGCCGCTTAGAACCAGAGGGCTTGGGGATCATCATGTCCGTCACCCCCTCCCCATTTatggaggaagaaactgaggcatagagggGAGAGGTGCCCACTGGGCCCCAGCCTAGGgctccgcaccccccccccaacccgctCCAAGTATGGCTGGACTCATAGACCATGGCCATGGGGCTACCCCACTTGGGCCTCTCCTACCACCCCAGGGCCTTGCCTTGATCTTCCAGGTAGATCTCTGACCCCACCTGCTCTGGGTgatgagggggaggggccgggctgcCCTCTGAGCCCCCactcccaacccccccccaccccgtttttTTCCCCCAGCGCCTGGCTGGAGCGACCCTCCTCATCTTTGCCAATAAGCAGGACCTACCCGGAGCGCTGTCCTCTAACGCCATCTGTGAGGTGAGTCCGGGCCTTGGCACAGGTTCGTGGAGGAAAAGAGGCACACGTTTTCTTTGTTAACTTGTTCGACAAGCATTTAGTAGCCTCTCCTGTGTGGCAGGGCCTCTGCAGGCCACTGGAGAGTCAGTGATTAATGAGACACGGTTGTGCCCCAcagcctgggggagggcaggcctGCGAACATGATCCTTCAGGACAGTAGCAGCCAGCCAGTAGTGAGTGCTCCCATGCCAGGCTCTCTGCGTGGATTATCTTGACATTCAGTCCTCACCCCAGCCTCACGAACTAGGAACTGTTACTATCACTCTGTAGATGGCGAAGCAGGTTTAGAGAAGCTAGGCGActcacccagggtcacacagccagggagcAGACAAGCCGGGATTTAAACACAGGCCTCTGTGTCCCCAAATTGTATCGATCCTACTTCTGATTCTAGGGCTTGAAGCAGCAGCATGAGAAAGAGTAGGGTTAGAATCTtggttctgtcacttactagctgggtgacctgaGGCAGGTTGCTTAAGCTCTCTGAGGCATTCTAAGTAAAATGCCCAACAATCCCTGGCTCCTTGGGCCTTGGGAAGAGTGGATGGGAGGACGTTTGTGGGGCTCGTAGCACAATGCCTGGATCCTAGCAGATGCTCAGGAGCCTGCGTCCCTGTTCAGTTACTGTGGGGTTGGGTGCCGCCGGTGGGGTTGGGTGCTGAgagcccaggtgccctgaggggcTGACAGATCTTCcccaggggccaggggaggcTCCTGAGAGCAGGCCCTAAAGGGAGGCATGGATTTCCCGTGGGccaggagagggaagaggtggTGAGTGGGCAGGGCCTGTGGTCCCCAGGGCCCACCGTCATCTTcccccctcccaggccctggaGCTGGACTCCATCCACAGCCACCACTGGTGCATCCAGGGCTGCAGCGCCGTCACCGGGGAGAACCTCCTACCTGGCATCGACTGGCTCCTGGATGACATTTCCAGCCGCGTCTTCACGGCCGACTGAACCACTCCAgacgttcccccccccccccacacctcacagtccagccccctcccccggccctcATCAGGCACCATCCACGGGGGCGATGGCAGTCGGCCAGGCTGACtaacacccccccgccccactccgtAACCTGCTGCTGCTAACACTACCCACTGCTTCTCGGCGGCCGGCTCCCGTGGCCGGAGGGCTGCTTCCCTGGCTGTCACCCTGGCTCCTGACCCGGCCCGCCTGCGGAGgagagggctggggctgggagggggccgCCTCTGCTGCTACCAAGGCTGTGGGCCTCATCCTTTGCTCAGCTGTGAGAATAAACcgttccctcccccacttcctggtAGAGTCATGCGTTGATCCAGCAGCTTTAAGACCCCCACCCGGAGCCCAGGGCGCAGCAGGGCACAGAAAGGAACGGGTCATTTCAATCAGAGGGTTAACCGCGGCAGTGTCACAGGGACAGACAAAGAATTAGAGGAGCACAGGACAGGGCGGCAACGAATCCCACTTGGAAGAGTCCAGGCAGGCTCCCCAGAGGGACTGACGTTAAaggggagaaagacacagagatttGCTCCTAAACTGGTGCTAGGATTCCTTCCTGGAGAGGGAATGTGCAAAATCCGGGCTCTGTTAGGGTGGACGAGGGGAAATTGGCGTTAGGTAGACAAACTCAGAACATAACCTGTCCTACCGTGTAGAAGATTAAAACGACCTGCCCTGTCCTCTGTGTGAGACACTCTGTGGTCCCCGCGCTCCCAAGCCCTATGGCGCGTGAGCACACCCAGGCTCCAGAgccaaaccccagctctgccactcaccgGACGATGCTGAGCAA
This genomic stretch from Lynx canadensis isolate LIC74 chromosome D1, mLynCan4.pri.v2, whole genome shotgun sequence harbors:
- the ARL2 gene encoding ADP-ribosylation factor-like protein 2 isoform X1; translation: MKTEGTEEPFGFWLFLSMRSVERKHDLRHVLNSFDTWRETLGPLKEGHGGDVTTLGRARGLLLNLVCPRGLDNAGKTTILKKFNGEDIDTISPTLGFNIKTLEHRGFKLNIWDVGGQKSLRSYWRNYFESTDGLIWVVDSADRQRMKDCQRELQSLLVEERLAGATLLIFANKQDLPGALSSNAICEALELDSIHSHHWCIQGCSAVTGENLLPGIDWLLDDISSRVFTAD
- the ARL2 gene encoding ADP-ribosylation factor-like protein 2 isoform X2; this encodes MGLLTILKKMKQKERELRLLMLGLDNAGKTTILKKFNGEDIDTISPTLGFNIKTLEHRGFKLNIWDVGGQKSLRSYWRNYFESTDGLIWVVDSADRQRMKDCQRELQSLLVEERLAGATLLIFANKQDLPGALSSNAICEALELDSIHSHHWCIQGCSAVTGENLLPGIDWLLDDISSRVFTAD